In one window of bacterium DNA:
- a CDS encoding PAS domain S-box protein has product MAAPNWDSLLRIVEHLPDPTMIIDVEGRIVAWNPEMERLTGAPKEAMLGRGGYAHSTPFYGFARPMLIDLVRRPDPEVESAYELFEKRGRSLFAEISAPALRGGRGAYIWGTASPLHDQEGRFIGAIEQIRDVTNRKEMENALIASEDRLAMALDASNDGLWDYDARQGRLYFSPRCAGMLGYAPEELSPFDRPWAALLHPDDLSDADAAFDRLFAGETDALEMEYRLRTKDGDYRWILCRGKAFNRGPDGRPTRIAGTHTDITALKRAEAEALEWERRYETAIAAARMIAYDVNVWSGEILWGANMERLLGFASDERGGVRWWIDHMHPDDRADVVARFERAVANQGVLEASYRVRRRDGQWIWLADRGYVIGLGREARMFGVLSEDTARREAEETLRRSEAHFRALIERSFDGIVLVDEGGVIRYVSPSTTTILGWEPRDLLGLKEIDFLHPEDQERVAPFLATLRGHPGGSYTAVARGRRRDGEWRWLEGTVTNLLQEPAVRAIVTNYRDVTERRRLEEQFREAQKMESVGRLAGGVAHDFNNLLTVIVNAAELAAADLPAEGAARRDLAAVQEAAARAATLTQRLLAFARRQIVQPSAVDLNALLADMGQLLRRLLGEDVELDAPPEGATPAIARVDRGLIEQVVVNLAVNARDAMPDGGRLTLRAAPADAGDADRFVALTVSDTGCGMSEEVRRHLFEPFFTTKAAGKGTGLGLATCYGIVQQSGGRIEVESALGEGTTVRVFLPRAAAADVAPDRPAPRRAPRGSESILVVEDEAALRDLAVRVLGAAGYRVRAAADADEALALAGREGAPALLLTDVVMPRMDGRELARRFRETAPDAKVLFMSGYTDDALLRSGEFPPGVALLPKPFAPAALLEAVRRALDGVR; this is encoded by the coding sequence ATGGCCGCGCCGAACTGGGACAGCCTGCTCCGCATCGTGGAACACCTTCCGGACCCGACGATGATCATCGACGTCGAAGGACGCATCGTCGCCTGGAACCCGGAAATGGAGCGGCTCACCGGCGCCCCCAAGGAGGCGATGCTCGGCCGCGGCGGATACGCCCATTCGACGCCGTTCTACGGCTTCGCCCGGCCGATGCTGATCGACCTCGTGCGCCGGCCCGATCCGGAAGTCGAGTCCGCCTACGAGCTCTTCGAGAAGCGGGGCCGCAGCCTCTTCGCCGAGATCAGCGCCCCCGCGCTGCGCGGAGGACGCGGCGCGTACATCTGGGGGACGGCGTCGCCGCTCCACGACCAGGAGGGCCGCTTCATCGGCGCGATCGAGCAGATCCGCGACGTCACGAACCGCAAGGAGATGGAGAACGCGCTGATCGCCAGCGAGGACCGTCTGGCGATGGCGCTCGACGCCTCGAACGACGGGCTCTGGGACTACGACGCGCGGCAGGGACGGCTCTACTTCAGCCCCCGCTGCGCCGGCATGCTCGGCTACGCCCCCGAGGAGCTCTCGCCGTTCGACCGGCCGTGGGCCGCGCTCCTCCACCCCGACGACCTGTCGGACGCGGACGCGGCCTTCGACCGTCTCTTCGCGGGCGAGACCGACGCGCTGGAAATGGAATACCGCCTGCGGACGAAGGACGGCGACTATCGCTGGATCCTGTGCCGCGGCAAGGCGTTCAACCGCGGCCCCGACGGCCGTCCGACCCGCATCGCCGGCACGCACACCGACATCACCGCGCTCAAGCGGGCCGAGGCGGAGGCGCTGGAGTGGGAGCGGCGCTACGAAACGGCGATCGCGGCGGCGCGGATGATCGCCTACGACGTCAACGTCTGGTCCGGCGAGATTCTGTGGGGCGCCAACATGGAGCGGCTCCTCGGCTTCGCGTCCGACGAGAGAGGCGGCGTCCGCTGGTGGATCGACCACATGCACCCCGACGACCGCGCCGACGTCGTCGCCCGGTTCGAGCGGGCGGTCGCGAACCAGGGGGTGCTCGAGGCGAGCTACCGCGTGCGGCGCCGCGACGGCCAGTGGATCTGGCTGGCCGACCGCGGCTACGTGATCGGTCTGGGGCGGGAGGCGCGGATGTTCGGCGTCCTCAGCGAGGACACGGCGCGGCGCGAGGCGGAGGAGACGCTGCGGCGGAGCGAGGCGCACTTCCGCGCGCTGATCGAGCGGAGCTTCGACGGGATCGTCCTCGTGGACGAGGGCGGCGTGATCCGCTACGTCAGCCCGTCCACCACGACGATCCTCGGCTGGGAGCCGCGGGATCTGTTGGGGCTGAAGGAGATCGACTTCCTCCATCCGGAGGACCAGGAACGCGTCGCGCCGTTCCTCGCCACCCTGCGCGGCCACCCCGGCGGCTCCTACACGGCGGTCGCCCGCGGGCGGCGGCGCGATGGGGAGTGGCGCTGGCTCGAAGGGACGGTCACCAACCTGCTGCAGGAGCCCGCCGTCCGCGCGATCGTCACGAACTACCGCGACGTCACCGAGCGGCGGCGGCTCGAGGAGCAGTTCCGCGAAGCGCAGAAGATGGAATCGGTCGGCCGTCTCGCCGGCGGCGTGGCCCACGACTTCAACAACCTGCTCACGGTGATCGTCAACGCCGCGGAACTGGCGGCGGCCGACCTGCCCGCCGAAGGCGCGGCGCGGCGCGACCTCGCCGCCGTGCAGGAGGCGGCGGCGCGGGCGGCGACGCTCACGCAGCGCCTGCTCGCCTTCGCGCGGCGCCAGATCGTCCAACCGAGCGCGGTGGACCTCAACGCGCTCCTCGCCGACATGGGGCAGTTGCTGCGCCGCCTGCTGGGCGAGGACGTCGAACTCGACGCGCCGCCCGAGGGGGCGACGCCGGCGATCGCGCGCGTGGACCGCGGCCTGATCGAGCAGGTCGTCGTGAACCTCGCGGTGAACGCGCGCGACGCGATGCCCGACGGCGGCCGCCTGACGCTCCGCGCCGCGCCGGCGGACGCCGGCGACGCCGACCGCTTCGTCGCGTTGACGGTGAGCGACACCGGCTGCGGCATGTCGGAGGAGGTGCGGCGCCACCTGTTCGAGCCGTTCTTCACCACGAAGGCGGCCGGCAAGGGAACCGGGCTGGGGTTGGCGACCTGCTACGGCATCGTGCAGCAGAGCGGCGGCCGGATCGAGGTCGAGAGCGCCCTCGGCGAGGGGACCACGGTGCGGGTCTTCCTGCCGCGCGCCGCGGCGGCCGACGTCGCGCCCGACCGGCCGGCGCCGCGGCGGGCGCCGCGCGGCTCGGAGTCGATCCTCGTCGTCGAGGACGAGGCGGCGCTGCGCGACCTCGCCGTGCGCGTCCTCGGCGCCGCCGGCTACCGCGTCCGCGCCGCGGCGGACGCGGACGAGGCGCTGGCGCTCGCCGGGCGCGAGGGGGCGCCGGCGCTGCTCCTGACCGACGTCGTGATGCCGCGGATGGACGGGCGCGAGTTGGCGCGCCGCTTCCGCGAGACCGCGCCCGACGCGAAGGTCCTCTTCATGTCCGGCTACACCGACGACGCGCTGCTGCGCAGCGGGGAGTTCCCTCCGGGCGTGGCGTTGCTGCCGAAGCCGTTCGCCCCCGCCGCGCTGCTCGAGGCGGTGCGCCGCGCCCTCGACGGCGTCCGCTGA
- the ahcY gene encoding adenosylhomocysteinase, which translates to MSRTFAESHGPLEYKVADLSLADWGRKEMILAEQEMPGLMAVRAEYAASRPLAGQRITGSLHMTIQTAVLIETLRALGADVRWASCNIFSTQDHAAAAIVVGPDGTPEAPRGVPVFAWKGESLEEYWACTERALDFGSGRGPTQIVDDGGDATLLIHKGAEYEKAGAVPDPKTAESEEFACVLALLGRLFKADPRRFAKIAAEMRGVTEETTTGVHRLYEREKNGSLLFPAINVNDSVTKSKFDNLYGCRHSLVDGLMRATDVMLAGKVALVCGYGDVGKGCCQSLRGQGARVIVTEIDPICALQAAMEGYEVRTLEDVLHYADVFVTTTGNRDIILAEHMSRMKDGAIVGNIGHFDNEIDMAGLKAWPGVRRTNIKPQYDKWTFADGHSVLILAEGRLLNLGCATGHPSFVMSNSFTNQVLAQIELATHLERYGKKVYVLPKHLDEKVARLHLEKIGVKLTTLTKAQADYIGVPVEGPYKPDHYRY; encoded by the coding sequence ATGTCCCGCACGTTCGCCGAATCCCACGGGCCTTTGGAGTACAAGGTCGCCGACCTGTCGCTCGCCGACTGGGGGCGCAAGGAAATGATCCTCGCCGAGCAGGAGATGCCGGGGCTGATGGCCGTGCGCGCCGAGTACGCCGCGTCGCGCCCGCTCGCCGGCCAGCGGATCACCGGCTCGCTGCACATGACGATCCAGACCGCCGTGCTGATCGAGACGCTGCGCGCCCTCGGCGCCGACGTGCGCTGGGCGTCGTGCAACATCTTCAGCACCCAGGACCACGCCGCGGCGGCGATCGTCGTCGGCCCCGACGGGACGCCGGAGGCGCCGCGCGGCGTGCCGGTCTTCGCCTGGAAGGGGGAGTCGCTGGAGGAGTACTGGGCCTGCACCGAGCGGGCGCTCGACTTCGGAAGCGGCCGCGGCCCGACGCAGATCGTGGACGACGGCGGCGACGCGACGCTCCTGATCCACAAGGGGGCGGAGTACGAGAAGGCCGGCGCGGTGCCCGACCCGAAGACCGCGGAGAGCGAGGAGTTCGCCTGCGTGCTGGCGCTCCTCGGCCGGCTGTTCAAGGCCGACCCGCGCCGCTTCGCGAAGATCGCCGCCGAGATGCGCGGCGTGACCGAGGAGACGACGACCGGCGTCCACCGTCTCTACGAGCGGGAAAAGAACGGCTCGCTCCTCTTCCCCGCGATCAACGTCAACGACAGCGTCACCAAGAGCAAGTTCGACAACCTCTACGGCTGCCGGCACTCGCTGGTGGACGGCCTGATGCGCGCCACGGACGTCATGCTCGCCGGCAAGGTCGCGCTGGTCTGCGGCTACGGCGACGTCGGCAAGGGCTGCTGCCAGTCGCTCCGCGGCCAGGGGGCGCGGGTCATCGTCACGGAGATCGATCCGATCTGCGCGCTGCAGGCGGCGATGGAGGGGTACGAGGTCCGGACGCTCGAGGACGTCCTGCACTACGCCGACGTCTTCGTCACCACGACCGGCAACCGGGACATCATCCTCGCCGAGCACATGTCGCGGATGAAGGACGGGGCGATCGTCGGGAACATCGGCCACTTCGACAACGAGATCGACATGGCGGGGCTCAAGGCCTGGCCGGGCGTCCGCCGCACGAACATCAAGCCGCAGTACGACAAGTGGACCTTCGCCGACGGGCACAGCGTGCTGATCCTCGCCGAAGGGCGCCTGCTCAACCTCGGCTGCGCCACCGGCCACCCGAGCTTCGTCATGTCCAACAGCTTCACCAACCAAGTGCTGGCGCAGATCGAACTGGCGACGCATCTGGAGCGCTACGGCAAGAAGGTCTACGTCCTGCCGAAGCACCTCGACGAGAAGGTCGCGCGGCTGCACCTCGAGAAGATCGGCGTGAAGCTGACGACGCTGACCAAGGCGCAGGCCGACTACATCGGCGTGCCGGTCGAGGGGCCGTACAAGCCGGACCACTACCGCTACTGA
- a CDS encoding metalloregulator ArsR/SmtB family transcription factor: MNKPAQPRVLVARIQALADVTRLRLLRLLERRELGVAELCDALQLPQSTVSRHLKLLADQGWAASRRDGTSNLYRMVPRELDPAARALWRTAREECAQWATARQDELRLAARLEERRGASRSFFNHAAGSWDAVRRELYGEGFLAAALAALLPREWTVADLGCGAGHLAAELAPRVARVVGVDQSEAMLAAARARTAPFANVELLPGELEALPLESGSCDAALMILTLCYLPDPAPALAEMARALRPGGRAVVVDLLAHDREDFRRAMGQAHAGFDPGRLAELLSDAGFARADVRPLPPAPGAKGPALFVAAADRG, translated from the coding sequence ATGAATAAGCCCGCCCAGCCCCGCGTCCTCGTCGCCCGCATCCAGGCGCTGGCCGACGTGACCCGCCTGCGCCTGCTGCGCCTGCTGGAGCGGCGGGAGCTGGGGGTCGCGGAGCTCTGCGACGCGCTGCAGCTGCCGCAGTCGACGGTCAGCCGGCACCTCAAGTTGCTCGCCGACCAGGGGTGGGCGGCGAGCCGGCGCGACGGAACGTCGAACCTTTACCGCATGGTCCCGCGGGAGCTCGACCCGGCCGCCCGCGCCCTCTGGCGCACGGCGCGCGAGGAATGCGCGCAGTGGGCCACCGCGCGCCAGGACGAGCTGCGCCTCGCCGCCCGGCTCGAGGAGCGGCGCGGGGCCTCGCGCAGCTTCTTCAACCACGCCGCCGGCTCCTGGGACGCGGTGCGGCGCGAGCTGTACGGCGAGGGGTTCCTCGCCGCGGCGCTCGCCGCGCTCCTGCCGCGCGAGTGGACCGTCGCCGACCTCGGCTGCGGCGCGGGGCATCTCGCCGCGGAGCTGGCGCCGCGCGTCGCGCGCGTCGTCGGCGTCGACCAGTCGGAGGCGATGCTCGCCGCGGCGCGCGCCCGCACCGCGCCGTTCGCCAACGTCGAGCTGCTTCCCGGGGAGCTCGAGGCGCTGCCGCTGGAGAGCGGCTCGTGCGACGCGGCGCTGATGATCCTGACCCTCTGCTACCTTCCCGACCCCGCGCCGGCGCTGGCCGAGATGGCCCGCGCGCTGCGTCCCGGCGGCCGGGCGGTCGTCGTCGATCTCCTCGCCCACGACCGCGAGGACTTCCGGCGCGCCATGGGGCAGGCCCACGCCGGCTTCGACCCCGGGCGTCTCGCCGAGCTTCTGTCGGACGCGGGCTTCGCCCGCGCCGACGTCCGACCGCTTCCCCCCGCGCCGGGGGCGAAGGGGCCGGCCCTTTTCGTCGCCGCCGCCGACCGCGGCTGA
- a CDS encoding PAS domain S-box protein, which produces MTPGPAPLLVAAGDADAAATLAATLGALGYDVARRAANGEELAAAAAEGGFVAVVVLLDDAAGLDGAAAARAGREGSVPVVCLVRPPAPPNPDGAPPVISAAPDDAQTLRLALEAALSRRAAAMLLSGQMRDERSLLADHEVAEIQRATVVHSPALVFVKARDGRLLFLNRAFEQYLGLTREEILGRDGADLFGPEDAAVYRANDLAVLESGESREFLEPGRRGGEPCVFSSVKFPLRDASGRIYALGGISFDVTERERALGSLRESEERFRRVFESSALGIALSDSKTHLIVEANEALQRLLGYTLEELRRRRYEDLAVEGDREAAADGRDGLALGGERVRERRFMRKDGVVVQCRIAGSLVLDAAGKPRFELGIVESLEARKAAEEKIREQAALLDNARDAIAVRALDGAITYWNKGAERLYGWTAAEAVGRRAEDLLYDGASGPDAEARLPALVDGAWTGEIEQTTKDGRRVRVQSRWTLVRDAEGRPKAFLVINTDVTEQRRLEAQLIGAQRMEALGTLAGGIAHDLNNVLAPIVMAAELLRSELREPRAAALVETIETAAQRGAGVVRQVLTFARGSKGERVALDPSRAVREVARIVVETFPRSIELMVAAPDNLGPVEADPSQLHQVLLNLLVNARDAMPSGGLLRLAARGEELPVNDPRLSFGAQPGDYVVFAVSDSGPGVPPELRERIFEPFFTTKEVGRGTGLGLSTVHAIVRGQGGFVRVDDAPGGGALFEVFLPSAAAAVAAAEEPAETPRGAGELILVVDDEPAIREVARRILERHGYATLSARDGVEAVALYGSHADRIALVLIDMMMPRLDGPAAIRAMQRIGGPARFVAITGVPDDAARDVLTGEVDAFVPKPFTAARLLAALHKVLHG; this is translated from the coding sequence ATGACCCCAGGACCAGCGCCCCTCCTCGTCGCCGCCGGCGACGCCGACGCCGCCGCGACCCTCGCGGCGACGCTCGGCGCGCTGGGCTACGACGTGGCGCGCCGCGCGGCGAACGGCGAGGAACTCGCCGCGGCCGCGGCCGAGGGCGGGTTCGTCGCCGTCGTCGTCCTGCTCGACGACGCGGCCGGCCTCGACGGGGCCGCCGCGGCGCGCGCCGGCCGCGAGGGTTCCGTTCCCGTCGTCTGCCTGGTCCGTCCCCCCGCGCCGCCCAATCCCGACGGCGCGCCGCCGGTGATCTCCGCCGCGCCGGACGACGCGCAGACGCTGCGCCTCGCGCTCGAGGCGGCCCTCTCGCGCCGCGCGGCGGCGATGCTCCTCTCGGGGCAGATGCGCGACGAGCGTTCGCTCCTCGCCGACCACGAAGTGGCGGAGATCCAGCGGGCGACCGTGGTGCACTCGCCGGCGCTCGTCTTCGTGAAGGCCCGCGACGGCCGGCTCCTGTTCTTGAACCGCGCCTTCGAGCAATACCTGGGCTTGACGCGCGAGGAGATCCTCGGGCGGGACGGGGCCGATCTCTTCGGCCCCGAGGACGCCGCGGTCTACCGCGCCAACGACCTCGCGGTGCTGGAGAGCGGCGAGTCGCGGGAGTTCCTCGAGCCGGGTCGGCGCGGCGGCGAGCCGTGCGTCTTCTCGTCGGTGAAGTTCCCGCTGCGCGACGCCTCGGGCCGGATCTACGCCCTCGGCGGCATCTCGTTCGACGTCACCGAGCGCGAGCGGGCCCTGGGGTCGCTGCGGGAAAGCGAAGAGCGTTTCCGCCGCGTCTTCGAGTCGTCGGCGCTGGGGATCGCGCTCTCCGACTCGAAGACCCACCTCATCGTCGAGGCCAACGAGGCGCTCCAGCGGCTTCTCGGCTACACGCTCGAGGAGCTGCGCCGCAGGAGGTACGAGGATCTGGCGGTCGAGGGCGACCGGGAGGCCGCGGCGGACGGACGGGACGGCCTCGCGCTCGGCGGCGAACGGGTCCGCGAGCGGCGGTTCATGCGGAAGGACGGCGTCGTCGTCCAGTGCCGCATCGCCGGATCTCTCGTCCTCGACGCCGCCGGCAAGCCCCGCTTCGAGCTGGGGATCGTGGAGTCCCTCGAGGCGCGCAAGGCGGCGGAGGAGAAGATCCGCGAGCAGGCGGCGCTGCTCGACAACGCGCGGGACGCGATCGCCGTGCGGGCGCTCGACGGCGCGATCACCTACTGGAACAAGGGGGCGGAGCGGCTCTACGGCTGGACGGCCGCGGAGGCGGTCGGGCGGCGGGCGGAGGATCTCCTCTACGACGGCGCGTCGGGACCGGACGCGGAGGCGCGCCTCCCCGCGCTGGTCGACGGCGCGTGGACGGGGGAGATCGAGCAGACGACGAAGGACGGCCGGCGCGTGCGCGTGCAGAGCCGCTGGACGTTGGTGCGCGACGCGGAGGGACGGCCGAAGGCGTTTCTGGTGATCAACACCGACGTCACCGAGCAGCGGCGGCTGGAGGCCCAACTGATCGGCGCGCAGCGGATGGAGGCGCTCGGCACGCTCGCCGGCGGGATCGCCCACGACCTCAACAACGTCCTCGCGCCGATCGTGATGGCCGCGGAGCTGCTGCGGTCCGAGCTGCGCGAGCCGCGCGCCGCGGCGCTGGTGGAGACGATCGAGACCGCCGCGCAGCGCGGGGCGGGGGTCGTGCGGCAGGTGCTCACGTTCGCGCGCGGCTCGAAGGGGGAGCGGGTGGCGCTCGACCCCTCGCGCGCCGTCCGCGAAGTGGCGCGGATCGTCGTCGAGACGTTCCCCCGCTCGATCGAGCTGATGGTCGCCGCGCCGGACAACCTCGGTCCCGTGGAGGCCGACCCGTCGCAGCTCCATCAGGTGCTGCTCAACCTGCTCGTCAACGCGCGCGACGCGATGCCCTCCGGCGGCCTGCTGCGCCTCGCCGCCCGCGGCGAGGAGCTCCCGGTCAACGATCCGCGGCTCTCGTTCGGCGCGCAGCCCGGCGACTACGTCGTCTTCGCCGTCTCCGACAGCGGCCCGGGCGTTCCGCCGGAGCTGCGCGAGCGGATCTTCGAGCCGTTCTTCACGACGAAGGAAGTCGGACGCGGCACGGGGCTCGGCCTCTCCACCGTCCACGCGATCGTGCGCGGCCAAGGCGGGTTCGTCCGCGTGGACGACGCGCCGGGCGGCGGCGCGCTGTTCGAGGTCTTCCTGCCGTCGGCCGCCGCGGCGGTCGCCGCCGCCGAGGAGCCGGCCGAGACGCCGCGCGGCGCCGGGGAGCTGATCCTCGTCGTGGACGACGAGCCGGCGATCCGCGAGGTCGCGCGGCGGATCCTCGAGCGCCACGGCTACGCGACGCTCAGCGCGCGCGACGGCGTCGAGGCGGTGGCGCTCTACGGCTCCCACGCCGACCGGATCGCGCTCGTGCTGATCGACATGATGATGCCCCGCCTCGACGGTCCGGCGGCGATCCGCGCGATGCAACGCATCGGCGGCCCCGCCCGCTTCGTCGCGATCACCGGCGTTCCCGACGACGCGGCGCGCGACGTCCTGACGGGCGAAGTGGACGCCTTCGTCCCCAAGCCGTTCACCGCGGCGCGCCTCCTGGCCGCGCTGCACAAGGTCCTCCATGGGTAG